AACAAACTGCTTGGACATCTGACGCCGAAATTACTGCTTTCAGAGCTGGCTCAGCTTGAGAAATACAGCGGCGGCGCAGGTTCGTTGAAAGATTTACCGATTGTGATTAGCCATATTAAACCCACGCTGGTGGCGGGGAAGGATCCGCAAGCGCTGATTCAGCAACAGCTGAGCGCAGGGAATTCATTGGGCGTGAAGTTTATGTTTATGCAACAGGGCGACAAAGCCGTTTTCTAATGATTAATCCAAATTTTTGTGACTAGACACTATGAATAATATTGAACTGGAAAAACTGCTCGATCAGCAACTTAGCGTTAACGATTTCCGTGACTATGCACCCAATGGTTTGCAGGTTGAAGGGCGACAGGAAATTAAGAAAGTTATTACCGGTGTGACTGCCTGTCAGGCCCTGCTCGACGCCGCCGTGGCAGAGCAGGCCGATGCTATTTTGGTGCACCACGGTTATTTCTGGAAAAACGATGCGCCTACCGTGCGCGGTATGCGTCGACGTCGTTTGAAAACGCTGCTGATTAATGACATTAACCTGTATGGCTATCATCTGCCGCTGGATGCCCATCCGGTGCTGGGCAACAATGCGCAGCTGGCACGCGTGATGAAAATCAAGCCATTAGGGATGATCGACCCTTTACTGCCTTACGGTGAGTTTGAGCAACCGATGAGCTCGGGGGAGGTGATTGGTCGCTTAGAGCGTAAGCTACAGCATGCCGTGTTACACAGCGGAGACAATGCGCCACAGGAGATCCGTCGCGTTGCGTGGTGTACCGGCGGTGGTCAGAGCTATATTGAACAGGCCGCTGAGTTTGGCGTTGACGCGTTTATTAGCGGTGAGGTTTCAGAGAAAACCATTCATATCGCCCGTGAGATGGGGCTGCATTTCTTTGCGGCGGGTCATCATGCGACAGAACGTGGTGGCATTCGTGCGTTAGGCGAGTGGTTAGCGGCGGAACATGGATTAGACGTGAAGTTTATTGATATTCCTAATCCAGCGTAAAAGCGTAATGCAGTAATGAGAAACACTCCGTTGCTATCGGTATTTGTCCGATAACTCCGATAACAACGGAGGTAAAATATTAGCTCTTTTTCACAAACTCAGATTTCAGCTTCATTTGGCCGAAACCGTCGATTTTACAATCGATGTTGTGATCGCCTTCAACCAGACGAATTCCCTTCACTTTGGTGCCGATCTTCAGCATAGACGAGCTGCCTTTCACTTTCAGATCTTTGATCACGGTGACGGAATCGCCGTCAACCAGCAGATTGCCGTTGGCGTCTTTCACCACCAGTTCATCGCTTTCTTCTGCCGGTGCGCTGTCATTCCATTCGTAGGCGCATTCAGGACAGATGTACATATCGTTGTCCTGATAGGTGTATTCAGAGTTGCACTTCGGGCAGTTTGGTAATTGCATGCTAAGGTCGCCTTTAACAGAAAATAAAAAAATGCAGCGCTGCTATTGTGATGATTGATACCCACGGTCTTGGCGTCGTCTCAAGTTGGTAGGGCATCTAGCAGAGATTCCGCAGGGCGGATCTGCAAAGCGCGCGATCATACAACTTTTGACCAATGTCGAAAATGATTTATGTTAAAAAGATCGCAATTAGAGTGTTTCTTATAACCTAAATAGAGCATGGAGTCTATTTTCTCGCCGTTAGGCTGCAATGTGCCCCAGCGCCTGCAGAAATGCGTGCGCAATCGGTGATTGGAGTTCGCGATGGTAGAGCGCATAGAGATCGGCGGGGATCGGCTGTTTTAGGGGAACAAACGTCACGCCTGGCCAGTGAATAAGCGAGCAGGTTTCTGGTAATAACGCGATGCC
This is a stretch of genomic DNA from Hafnia alvei. It encodes these proteins:
- a CDS encoding type 2 GTP cyclohydrolase I, which gives rise to MNNIELEKLLDQQLSVNDFRDYAPNGLQVEGRQEIKKVITGVTACQALLDAAVAEQADAILVHHGYFWKNDAPTVRGMRRRRLKTLLINDINLYGYHLPLDAHPVLGNNAQLARVMKIKPLGMIDPLLPYGEFEQPMSSGEVIGRLERKLQHAVLHSGDNAPQEIRRVAWCTGGGQSYIEQAAEFGVDAFISGEVSEKTIHIAREMGLHFFAAGHHATERGGIRALGEWLAAEHGLDVKFIDIPNPA
- a CDS encoding zinc ribbon domain-containing protein YjdM codes for the protein MQLPNCPKCNSEYTYQDNDMYICPECAYEWNDSAPAEESDELVVKDANGNLLVDGDSVTVIKDLKVKGSSSMLKIGTKVKGIRLVEGDHNIDCKIDGFGQMKLKSEFVKKS